A genome region from Alistipes dispar includes the following:
- a CDS encoding Na+/H+ antiporter NhaC family protein gives MSPTSVRRGGFLALTPLLVFLVSYLSVSLLAGDFYKMPISVAFVAASVYAVALMRGMPFAERIGRFSSGASDPNVMLMIWIFVLAGAFAESARSMGAVDATVALTMHLLPGSLLPAGLFLAACFVSLSVGTSVGTVVALVPVAAGLAEQTGLGEAWLTAIVVGGAFFGDNLSFISDTTIAATRTQECNLRDKFRVNVRIVAPAALLTLGIYLVTGSAAAVPAQPDRIEWIRVVPYLLVLVTALAGMNVMKVLLLGIAASGAIGLATGSFGLMAWCGGMGRGITGMGELIIITLMAGGLLEMIRLNGGIDYIIDRMTRRISGRRGAEGTIAGLVCLANLCTANNTIAILTVGPIARKIADRFGVDRRRSASLLDTFSCFTQGLLPYGAQLLMAAGLTGLSPLGIMRYLYYPVILGGAALLAVLLRYPRKF, from the coding sequence ATGTCTCCGACTTCCGTTCGCCGCGGCGGGTTCCTGGCGCTGACGCCGCTGCTGGTTTTTCTGGTGAGCTATCTCTCCGTGTCGCTTCTGGCAGGCGATTTCTACAAGATGCCGATTTCGGTGGCTTTCGTCGCCGCCTCGGTCTATGCCGTGGCCCTGATGCGGGGCATGCCCTTCGCCGAGCGTATCGGCCGCTTCTCGTCCGGAGCGTCCGATCCCAACGTGATGCTGATGATCTGGATCTTCGTGCTGGCCGGGGCTTTCGCCGAGTCGGCGCGGAGCATGGGGGCCGTGGACGCCACCGTGGCGCTGACGATGCACCTGCTTCCCGGGAGCCTGCTCCCGGCGGGGCTGTTTCTGGCGGCCTGCTTCGTTTCGCTGTCGGTCGGCACGTCGGTCGGCACGGTCGTCGCGCTAGTCCCCGTGGCCGCCGGGCTCGCCGAACAGACCGGGCTCGGCGAGGCGTGGCTCACGGCGATCGTGGTCGGCGGGGCCTTCTTCGGCGACAACCTCTCCTTCATCTCCGATACGACGATCGCCGCGACGCGCACGCAGGAGTGCAACCTGCGCGACAAGTTCCGCGTCAATGTCCGCATCGTCGCCCCGGCGGCCCTGCTGACGCTCGGGATTTACCTCGTGACGGGCAGCGCAGCGGCGGTCCCCGCGCAGCCCGACCGGATCGAGTGGATCCGGGTCGTGCCTTACCTGCTGGTGCTGGTGACGGCCCTCGCGGGGATGAACGTGATGAAGGTGCTGCTGCTGGGTATCGCCGCTTCGGGGGCGATCGGGCTGGCGACCGGGAGTTTCGGCCTCATGGCGTGGTGCGGCGGCATGGGGCGCGGCATTACGGGGATGGGCGAGCTGATCATCATTACGCTCATGGCCGGCGGCCTGCTCGAAATGATCCGGCTGAACGGCGGCATCGACTACATCATCGACCGCATGACGCGCCGTATCTCGGGGCGGCGCGGGGCCGAGGGGACCATCGCGGGGCTGGTCTGTCTGGCGAACCTCTGTACGGCCAACAATACGATCGCCATTCTGACCGTGGGACCGATCGCCCGCAAGATCGCCGACCGTTTCGGCGTGGACCGGCGCCGCAGCGCCAGCCTGCTCGACACCTTCTCCTGCTTCACGCAGGGCCTGCTGCCCTATGGGGCGCAGTTGCTGATGGCGGCGGGGCTCACGGGGCTTTCGCCGCTGGGGATCATGCGCTATCTTTACTATCCGGTCATTCTGGGCGGCGCGGCCCTGCTGGCCGTTCTGCTGCGTTATCCCCGGAAGTTCTGA
- a CDS encoding HU family DNA-binding protein, whose protein sequence is MNKTQLVEAIALDANISKIEARKAVDALIRVTVQALREEERITLTGLGTFSVQHKAARTGRNPRTGATVKIPPRKSVKFRLSAEIE, encoded by the coding sequence ATGAACAAAACGCAGCTTGTCGAGGCGATAGCCCTCGACGCCAATATCTCGAAAATCGAAGCCCGCAAGGCCGTGGACGCTCTGATCCGCGTCACGGTACAGGCCCTGCGCGAAGAGGAACGAATCACCCTGACCGGTCTGGGAACCTTCAGCGTGCAGCACAAGGCCGCCCGCACGGGACGCAATCCCCGTACGGGCGCAACGGTCAAGATTCCGCCGCGCAAGAGCGTCAAATTCCGCCTCTCGGCCGAGATCGAATGA
- a CDS encoding helix-turn-helix domain-containing protein: MEQKIHHLESVAEYNAMLGVETLHPLVSVVDLSEAHPMRHFRQTYGFYAVFLKEIKCGDMIYGRHYYDYQEGTLVCLAPGQVIGFEDDGREFQPKGWALVFHPDLIRGTSLGRNMKEYGFFSYEVNEALHLSERERGMVVDCFGKIRHELEHAIDRHSRRLIAINIEMLLDYCLRFYERQFITRSNVNRDVLTRFEELLDGYFSDGRARREGLPSVKYCAGELCLSPNYFGDLVKKETGRTAQEYIQLKLLEVAKERILDPSLTIGEVAYGLGFQYPQHFTRMFKKLTGQTPNEYRNVN, translated from the coding sequence ATGGAACAGAAAATTCATCATCTGGAGTCCGTCGCCGAGTACAATGCGATGCTGGGCGTCGAAACGCTGCACCCGCTGGTGAGCGTCGTCGATTTGTCCGAGGCGCATCCGATGCGGCATTTCCGGCAGACCTACGGTTTCTATGCGGTCTTTCTCAAGGAGATCAAGTGCGGCGACATGATCTACGGCCGGCACTATTACGACTATCAGGAGGGGACGCTCGTCTGTCTGGCGCCCGGGCAGGTGATCGGATTCGAGGACGACGGACGGGAGTTCCAGCCGAAGGGCTGGGCGCTGGTTTTCCATCCGGACCTCATCCGCGGCACGTCGCTGGGCCGCAACATGAAGGAATACGGCTTCTTTTCGTACGAGGTGAACGAGGCGCTGCACCTCTCGGAGCGCGAGCGCGGGATGGTCGTGGACTGTTTCGGGAAGATCCGTCATGAGCTGGAGCACGCCATCGACCGCCACAGCAGACGGCTCATCGCCATCAATATCGAGATGCTGCTGGACTACTGCCTGCGTTTCTACGAGCGGCAGTTCATCACGCGGTCGAACGTGAACCGCGACGTGCTGACCCGTTTCGAGGAGCTGCTGGACGGCTATTTCTCCGACGGCCGGGCCCGGCGCGAAGGGCTTCCGTCGGTGAAGTACTGTGCCGGGGAGCTTTGCCTGTCGCCCAACTATTTCGGCGACCTGGTGAAGAAGGAGACGGGCCGCACGGCGCAGGAGTATATCCAGCTCAAGCTGCTGGAGGTGGCCAAGGAGCGGATTCTGGATCCCTCGCTCACGATCGGCGAGGTGGCCTACGGACTGGGATTCCAGTACCCGCAGCACTTTACGCGCATGTTCAAGAAGCTGACCGGACAGACGCCCAACGAGTACCGGAACGTCAATTAA
- a CDS encoding L-serine ammonia-lyase, iron-sulfur-dependent, subunit alpha yields the protein MESLKELYKIGNGPSSSHTMGPKRAAERFADRCRDADAYRVTLYGSLAATGKGHLTDVAILSVLQPVAPTEIVWKPETVLPFHPNGMLFEGLKGEQVVDSWKIYSIGGGALANETSRLEVPRSIYPLTTVTEIKEWCYNEGKTYWEYVNDCEGPEIWDYLDRIWTVMCETIQRGLNNDGVLPGGLKVARKASTYWVKSKSYNDSLKSRAKIYAYALATSEENASGGVVVTAPTCGSCGVVPAVLYHLATSRDFLRIRILRALATAGLFGNIAKTNSSISGAEVGCQGEVGVACAMAAAAACQLFGGTPSQIEYAAEMGLEHHLGLTCDPVCGLVQVPCIERNAVAAARALDANIYATLSDGSHLVSYDKVVEVMNETGHNLPSLYRETSEGGLAKRYERK from the coding sequence ATGGAATCACTCAAAGAGTTATACAAAATCGGGAACGGCCCGTCGAGCAGCCACACGATGGGCCCCAAACGGGCTGCGGAACGTTTCGCCGACCGCTGCCGCGACGCGGACGCCTACCGTGTGACGCTCTACGGCTCGCTGGCCGCCACGGGCAAAGGCCACCTGACGGACGTGGCGATCCTCTCGGTGCTGCAACCCGTAGCGCCGACCGAAATCGTCTGGAAACCCGAGACCGTACTACCCTTCCACCCCAACGGCATGCTGTTCGAAGGGCTGAAGGGAGAGCAGGTCGTCGATTCGTGGAAGATTTACAGCATCGGCGGCGGCGCACTGGCCAACGAAACCTCGCGGCTCGAAGTGCCCCGCAGCATCTACCCCCTGACCACCGTCACGGAGATCAAGGAGTGGTGCTACAACGAAGGCAAAACCTACTGGGAGTACGTGAACGACTGCGAGGGCCCCGAAATATGGGACTACCTCGACCGGATCTGGACCGTCATGTGCGAGACGATCCAGCGCGGACTGAACAACGACGGCGTACTGCCCGGAGGACTGAAGGTCGCCCGCAAGGCCAGCACCTACTGGGTCAAGTCGAAGAGCTACAACGATTCGCTCAAGTCGCGGGCCAAGATCTACGCCTATGCGCTGGCGACCTCCGAGGAGAACGCCTCGGGAGGCGTGGTCGTCACCGCCCCGACGTGCGGTTCGTGCGGCGTCGTGCCGGCCGTGCTCTACCACCTGGCCACCTCGCGCGACTTCCTGCGCATCCGCATCCTGCGGGCCCTCGCCACGGCGGGCCTGTTCGGCAACATCGCCAAGACGAACTCTTCGATTTCGGGCGCCGAGGTAGGCTGCCAGGGCGAGGTGGGCGTGGCCTGCGCCATGGCCGCCGCCGCGGCCTGTCAGCTCTTCGGCGGCACGCCTTCGCAGATCGAATACGCCGCCGAAATGGGCCTCGAACACCATCTGGGACTGACGTGCGACCCCGTCTGCGGCCTCGTGCAGGTCCCCTGCATCGAACGCAACGCCGTGGCCGCCGCCCGCGCCCTCGACGCCAATATCTACGCCACGCTGTCGGACGGCTCGCACCTGGTGTCGTACGACAAGGTGGTGGAGGTGATGAACGAGACGGGGCACAACCTCCCGAGCCTCTACCGCGAAACCTCGGAGGGCGGTCTGGCGAAGCGCTACGAGCGGAAATAG
- a CDS encoding OmpP1/FadL family transporter, whose product MKKTLLLLAAVATASGAFAEGYQVNNFSARQAGMANVGTAMKLGAESIYFNPAATAFQESKFNISVGATGILSYVSASTLPSMENGYESSLTEDSDNKMSTPLHMYINYKPAERWAVGLGFYTPNGSSMNWGDNWSGSHLIQQINLAAYTFQPTVSFRICDRLSVGAGLMLTWGNFDLSRAMLPIGAGNKTLAQGFNTIGKLLPALGAGAGLSPEEIARYQAMAQQGETYFTDNLQDKSIVSAKLEGNANLAVGVNAGILWDVTDEWSIAMSYRSRMDMKVDKGTAQLIYASQESQQLLSFLNQMLQTAGQPSAIPALDKGTFHTQLALPTTVTWGVSYRPNDKWRMGVDLQWIGWSAYKDLNVSFNEKELGIKDIYSVKNYSNTLSARFGAEYDALDWLAARVGIYYDESPVDSNYLNPETPSMTKISYSLGMSFRLAACAALDVAYCYVSSADPERTGSYPVYDYTSGDLASVFTRNYKLHAHVLSFGMRFNF is encoded by the coding sequence ATGAAAAAAACACTTCTCCTGCTCGCCGCCGTCGCAACCGCCTCGGGCGCATTCGCCGAAGGTTACCAGGTAAACAACTTCTCGGCCCGTCAGGCCGGCATGGCCAATGTCGGCACGGCGATGAAACTCGGTGCGGAGTCGATCTACTTCAACCCGGCGGCCACGGCATTCCAGGAGTCGAAATTCAACATCTCCGTCGGTGCGACGGGTATCCTTTCCTACGTGTCAGCCTCGACGCTCCCCTCGATGGAAAACGGCTACGAGAGCTCGCTCACGGAGGATTCGGACAACAAAATGTCCACCCCGCTGCACATGTACATCAACTACAAACCCGCCGAGCGCTGGGCCGTGGGCCTGGGTTTCTACACCCCGAACGGCTCCTCGATGAACTGGGGCGACAACTGGTCGGGATCGCACCTCATCCAGCAGATCAACCTCGCGGCCTACACCTTCCAGCCCACCGTCTCGTTCAGGATCTGCGACCGTCTCTCCGTCGGCGCGGGACTGATGCTCACGTGGGGCAACTTCGACCTGTCGCGCGCCATGCTGCCCATCGGCGCCGGCAACAAGACCCTCGCCCAGGGATTCAACACGATCGGCAAGCTGCTGCCCGCGCTGGGTGCGGGCGCCGGCCTCTCGCCCGAGGAGATCGCCCGATACCAGGCCATGGCCCAGCAGGGCGAGACCTACTTCACCGACAACCTGCAGGACAAATCCATCGTCTCGGCCAAGCTGGAGGGCAACGCCAACCTCGCCGTGGGCGTGAACGCCGGCATTCTCTGGGACGTGACCGACGAATGGTCGATCGCCATGAGCTACCGTTCGCGGATGGACATGAAGGTCGATAAGGGCACGGCGCAGCTCATCTACGCCTCGCAGGAATCGCAGCAGTTGCTTTCGTTCCTCAACCAGATGCTCCAGACGGCCGGTCAGCCCTCCGCGATTCCGGCACTGGACAAGGGTACGTTCCACACCCAACTGGCGCTCCCGACGACCGTGACGTGGGGCGTCTCCTACCGTCCGAACGACAAGTGGCGCATGGGCGTCGATCTGCAGTGGATCGGCTGGTCGGCCTACAAGGACCTGAACGTGTCGTTCAACGAGAAGGAGCTGGGCATCAAGGACATCTACTCGGTGAAGAACTATTCGAACACGCTTTCGGCCCGCTTCGGCGCCGAATACGACGCCCTCGACTGGCTGGCGGCCCGCGTGGGCATCTACTACGACGAAAGCCCCGTGGACAGCAACTACCTCAATCCCGAAACGCCGTCGATGACCAAGATCAGCTACTCGCTGGGTATGTCGTTCCGGCTGGCCGCCTGCGCAGCGCTCGACGTGGCCTACTGCTACGTCTCGTCGGCCGACCCCGAGCGCACGGGTTCCTACCCGGTCTATGACTACACGTCGGGAGACCTCGCATCGGTCTTCACGCGCAACTACAAGCTCCACGCCCACGTACTGTCATTCGGCATGCGTTTCAATTTCTGA
- a CDS encoding phosphodiester glycosidase family protein, whose protein sequence is MKRLFSLMTLLLAGGGLFLASCSDDDNGENDGPSGGSTPFASVTAKDGSSTMTATVNDTDKTIKFGEFQNTTDLTAVEVTFKMNKGHILKTPANLTSTVNLNNPVNVVVLMNGKTEETYKMTADTPETPEAILGAKVGDVEAAVGEDKSITVKWQEGMEINHMVFTLDLVEGATVKSPENLTFDLEFGDGTLVVNYQGSDITYTVKATDYVDPMPALGWTDVTTEFAPLPAYIKVYKTTKAGGIDNNVAYVAMMGSQATMAIVGDGTNPKTIDEYETNGEYKVYVVGVNSTVQNIIIQDGKVVRSDANSHVTGAIYRDADGNYGAAYVRGIEDKLYSFPFRASGEYEEPKAAEGKAWAPQTAVNGVHMILFDNNVLTPDQVKSNENTCFNYGDTDFYAHSAIGVTKYNKVFAFCGQMVEGSKGVTIPSMAQSLKDMGCVSAIAFEASGSPDMHINKKKTVINKYAQQGKPKVVQCAVAFK, encoded by the coding sequence ATGAAACGACTTTTTAGCTTAATGACGCTGCTCCTGGCCGGGGGGGGGTTATTCCTGGCATCCTGCTCGGATGACGACAACGGAGAAAACGACGGTCCTTCCGGAGGCTCGACGCCTTTCGCATCCGTAACGGCCAAGGACGGAAGCAGCACGATGACCGCGACCGTCAATGACACGGACAAGACGATCAAGTTCGGGGAATTCCAGAACACGACCGATCTGACGGCCGTCGAAGTGACCTTCAAGATGAACAAGGGGCATATCCTCAAGACGCCCGCCAATCTGACCTCGACCGTCAATCTGAACAATCCGGTCAATGTCGTGGTGCTGATGAACGGCAAGACGGAGGAAACCTACAAGATGACCGCCGACACTCCCGAGACCCCCGAAGCCATTCTGGGCGCCAAAGTCGGCGACGTGGAAGCCGCAGTCGGCGAAGACAAGAGCATCACGGTCAAATGGCAGGAAGGCATGGAGATCAACCACATGGTCTTCACGCTCGATCTGGTCGAAGGCGCCACGGTGAAATCGCCCGAAAACCTGACCTTCGATCTGGAGTTCGGCGACGGCACGCTGGTAGTGAACTACCAGGGTTCGGACATCACCTACACGGTCAAAGCGACCGACTACGTGGACCCGATGCCTGCGCTGGGCTGGACCGACGTAACGACCGAGTTCGCTCCGCTGCCCGCCTATATCAAGGTGTACAAGACGACCAAAGCCGGCGGTATCGACAACAACGTCGCCTACGTTGCCATGATGGGCAGCCAAGCCACTATGGCGATAGTCGGCGACGGCACCAATCCCAAAACCATCGACGAATACGAAACCAACGGCGAGTACAAAGTTTATGTCGTAGGAGTGAACTCCACCGTACAGAACATCATCATCCAGGACGGAAAGGTCGTCAGGTCGGATGCCAACAGCCACGTCACCGGCGCCATCTATCGCGACGCAGACGGCAACTACGGCGCCGCATACGTTCGGGGAATCGAAGACAAACTGTACTCCTTCCCGTTCCGCGCTTCGGGCGAGTACGAAGAGCCCAAGGCGGCCGAAGGCAAAGCATGGGCTCCGCAAACCGCTGTCAATGGCGTTCATATGATCCTGTTCGATAACAATGTACTGACGCCCGACCAGGTCAAGAGCAACGAAAACACCTGCTTCAATTACGGAGACACGGACTTCTACGCTCATTCGGCTATCGGCGTGACGAAATACAACAAGGTTTTCGCTTTCTGCGGACAAATGGTGGAGGGTAGCAAAGGCGTGACGATCCCCAGCATGGCCCAGAGCCTGAAAGACATGGGATGCGTCTCGGCCATCGCATTCGAGGCCTCCGGTTCGCCCGACATGCACATCAACAAGAAAAAAACGGTAATCAACAAATACGCCCAACAGGGAAAGCCGAAAGTCGTACAGTGCGCCGTGGCATTCAAATAG
- a CDS encoding PepSY-associated TM helix domain-containing protein → MKLNSSALRRWSRTLHRDLSYFFAGMVLIYALSGIAMNHRDTFNPNYSVSQTRLTLPAPLPEREAFSRADAEALLERAGVGEGYVKHYFPDGHTLKIFLEGGSSLVADIRSGEAVVERLTRRPVWSALTKLHYNPGSWWTAFADIFGGGLILITLTGLVIVKGPKGLRGRGGVELAAGILLPLLFLLI, encoded by the coding sequence ATGAAATTGAACAGTAGCGCGCTGCGGCGCTGGAGCCGCACGCTGCACCGCGACCTTTCGTATTTCTTCGCGGGGATGGTGCTCATCTACGCCCTGTCGGGCATCGCGATGAACCACCGCGACACCTTCAATCCGAACTATTCGGTCTCGCAGACGCGTCTGACGCTCCCGGCCCCGCTTCCGGAGAGGGAGGCGTTCTCGCGCGCCGACGCCGAGGCGCTGCTCGAACGCGCCGGCGTCGGGGAGGGGTACGTGAAGCACTACTTTCCCGACGGGCATACGCTCAAAATCTTCCTCGAAGGCGGTTCGTCGCTCGTGGCCGACATCCGGAGCGGCGAGGCGGTCGTCGAACGGCTGACGCGGCGGCCCGTGTGGAGCGCGCTGACGAAACTGCACTACAATCCGGGGTCGTGGTGGACCGCCTTCGCCGACATTTTCGGCGGAGGGCTCATACTCATCACGCTCACGGGACTGGTCATCGTGAAGGGCCCCAAGGGGCTGCGGGGCCGCGGCGGCGTGGAGCTGGCCGCAGGCATCCTCCTTCCGCTGCTGTTCCTCCTCATCTGA